A portion of the Tenacibaculum todarodis genome contains these proteins:
- a CDS encoding polysaccharide biosynthesis C-terminal domain-containing protein, translating into MRFLKNLIKNDSFKEVLSGSFASFITKAIGILLNYFLIFYISNKIGVASVGFYNIILISLFLATILCTGGLNYAIIPLLHRFSSNKTELYSRSLSILSILLLIAGLLIYLLSPLINNSLFSDFKAYNPYVLILLVALYVFQYFNIEYIRGNKNIIVSESLRNIVFPLVVIIGIIFSVSSFQDYFNLILFSIFAATIITLIPSIYFALKSAKNTAEKSFDISKNTLLKTATPLMIMGLSSFSLSEASLFFLKYYYDIKAVGDFTIIYKISITACLVFTIAFAIIGPKIAELFWSKKTYELRKLFVSSLKMIFFATLPVFIVVLFFPSFFLSIFNLSADFTLELIIMLVGQFLYGITAIFGLFLMVTDKQKIYRNIYIVSAILNLILCFVLIPKYGVLGASITVAISYVFLNILCIYSFYKRNLLV; encoded by the coding sequence ATGCGGTTTTTAAAAAACCTCATAAAAAACGATAGCTTTAAAGAAGTTTTATCGGGCAGTTTTGCAAGTTTTATAACCAAAGCTATTGGTATACTATTAAATTATTTTTTAATCTTTTACATCTCCAATAAAATAGGAGTAGCTTCTGTTGGGTTTTATAATATTATTCTTATTTCTCTTTTTTTAGCAACAATTTTATGTACTGGCGGATTAAATTATGCTATAATACCTTTATTACATCGCTTTTCTTCAAACAAAACAGAATTATACAGTAGGAGCTTATCTATACTCTCTATATTGCTTTTAATCGCAGGGTTATTAATTTATCTTTTATCTCCTTTAATTAACAATTCTTTATTTTCAGATTTTAAAGCATACAACCCGTATGTATTAATTTTATTGGTTGCTTTGTACGTTTTTCAATATTTTAATATTGAATATATTAGAGGGAATAAAAATATTATTGTTTCAGAAAGTCTTAGGAACATTGTTTTTCCCCTGGTTGTTATAATAGGAATTATTTTTAGTGTTTCTTCTTTTCAAGATTACTTTAATTTAATTTTGTTTAGCATTTTTGCCGCTACCATAATTACGTTAATTCCTTCTATTTATTTCGCTTTAAAATCCGCAAAGAACACTGCTGAAAAAAGTTTTGATATTAGCAAAAACACACTGTTAAAAACTGCCACTCCATTAATGATTATGGGTTTAAGTTCTTTTTCTCTTTCGGAAGCAAGTCTTTTCTTTTTAAAATATTATTATGATATAAAGGCTGTTGGAGATTTTACAATTATTTATAAAATTAGCATTACAGCTTGTTTGGTTTTTACCATAGCTTTTGCAATTATTGGCCCTAAAATTGCTGAATTATTTTGGTCTAAGAAAACCTATGAGCTTCGTAAATTATTTGTGTCTTCTTTAAAAATGATATTCTTTGCAACACTTCCTGTTTTTATTGTAGTCTTATTTTTTCCTTCATTTTTTCTAAGTATTTTTAATCTTTCCGCAGATTTTACATTAGAATTAATAATTATGTTGGTTGGACAATTCTTATATGGAATTACTGCAATCTTTGGATTATTTTTAATGGTTACAGACAAGCAAAAAATATATAGAAACATTTATATAGTTTCTGCTATTTTAAATCTTATTTTATGCTTTGTATTAATTCCTAAGTATGGAGTTTTGGGAGCATCAATAACTGTAGCTATTAGTTATGTTTTTTTAAACATACTTTGCATATATTCTTTTTATAAAAGAAATTTATTGGTTTGA
- a CDS encoding DUF6909 family protein yields the protein MIQTKHKERTRAQESTNAIEKLYITMRHLFSRGFYKPMGVSGETLRKSLLSLRPEIYGSIAEDRVELNGLVYVIERLPEGIEECQFINLTADEGYKDSHFKAIIPPKRRRNCYRIDKDQMNIEITRGRSEIYDILTHLTFLFIESHKIKDRVLLNENKTYTREWANLEDVVLNNKKLTEKEREVTTVHLGNILGRTYQEVANIYDTFSSEENPDRFFQIIYWLGKLAINETLDNNKRTVTFSSVLVEEIGHHIYGEIWANDIKKTLLENNLLQRPIHIISANMHSVLNSIYAHNALPSEAKKHTGFGLYELLSDNDSKPLQTKVKNYASKNGLIYLKDQSGTNINVQIIDTDCINFTNVPFEKHHSKEEKPVIVVMDYAFGEQAYETMDELLKPYKVNGEKIHLDVKSVSIMGKAGILEGGKGDIMIPSSHIFEGTADNYPFKNELSKEDLEGFGVKSFDGSMVSVLGTSLQNKELLKFFHDSTWNVIGLEMEGAHYQKAIQSASKIRGNISENVKVRYAYYASDNPLETGATLASGGLGMSGVTPTYAITQKILEQIF from the coding sequence ATGATACAAACTAAACATAAAGAACGTACACGAGCACAAGAATCTACCAACGCAATTGAAAAACTATACATAACAATGCGCCACTTATTTAGTCGTGGATTTTATAAACCAATGGGTGTTTCTGGAGAAACGCTAAGAAAATCGTTACTTTCTTTACGACCAGAAATTTATGGTTCTATTGCAGAAGATCGCGTAGAATTAAACGGTTTGGTTTACGTTATAGAGCGTTTACCAGAAGGAATTGAAGAATGTCAGTTTATAAATTTAACAGCAGATGAAGGCTATAAAGACTCACATTTTAAAGCAATAATTCCTCCAAAAAGAAGAAGAAATTGTTATAGAATAGACAAAGATCAAATGAATATTGAGATTACCAGAGGAAGATCTGAAATCTATGATATTTTAACACACCTTACTTTTTTATTCATAGAATCTCACAAGATAAAAGATCGAGTTTTATTAAATGAAAATAAAACCTATACAAGAGAATGGGCTAATTTAGAAGATGTTGTTCTAAATAATAAGAAACTTACAGAAAAAGAAAGAGAAGTAACAACAGTACATCTTGGTAATATTTTAGGAAGAACATACCAAGAAGTTGCAAATATTTACGACACTTTTTCTAGTGAAGAAAACCCTGATCGTTTTTTTCAAATAATATATTGGTTGGGTAAATTAGCTATTAATGAAACTTTAGACAACAATAAACGTACTGTAACATTCAGTTCTGTTTTAGTTGAAGAAATTGGGCATCATATTTATGGAGAAATTTGGGCAAACGACATTAAAAAAACATTGTTAGAAAACAATTTATTACAAAGACCAATTCATATTATAAGTGCCAATATGCACAGTGTTTTAAATTCTATTTATGCGCACAATGCATTACCATCTGAAGCAAAAAAACATACTGGTTTTGGTTTATATGAATTATTAAGTGATAATGACAGTAAACCTTTACAAACAAAGGTTAAAAACTATGCATCTAAAAATGGGCTTATTTATTTAAAAGATCAATCTGGTACAAATATTAATGTGCAAATTATAGATACAGATTGTATCAATTTTACAAATGTTCCGTTTGAGAAACACCATTCTAAAGAAGAAAAACCTGTAATTGTGGTTATGGATTATGCTTTTGGAGAACAAGCTTATGAAACAATGGACGAACTCTTAAAACCTTACAAAGTAAATGGAGAAAAAATTCATTTAGATGTAAAATCTGTTTCAATAATGGGTAAAGCAGGAATTTTAGAAGGTGGAAAAGGAGATATTATGATTCCTTCTTCACATATTTTTGAGGGAACTGCAGATAATTATCCATTTAAAAACGAACTTTCTAAAGAAGATTTAGAAGGTTTTGGAGTTAAATCTTTTGATGGTTCTATGGTTTCAGTCTTAGGAACTTCTTTACAAAATAAAGAGCTATTAAAGTTTTTCCACGATTCTACTTGGAATGTAATTGGTTTAGAAATGGAAGGTGCACACTATCAAAAAGCAATACAATCTGCCTCAAAAATTAGAGGGAATATTTCAGAAAATGTAAAAGTACGTTATGCATATTACGCATCAGATAATCCTTTAGAAACTGGAGCAACATTAGCTTCTGGTGGTTTGGGAATGAGCGGTGTAACACCAACTTATGCTATTACTCAAAAAATATTAGAACAAATTTTTTAA
- the rfbC gene encoding dTDP-4-dehydrorhamnose 3,5-epimerase: MIVTKTHLQDCFVIEPKVFGDDRGYFFESFNKQTFKEKTSLEINFVQDNEAFSNRGILRGLHFQKGASAQAKLVRVIKGKVLDIALDIRPKSKTYGKYFSLILSEKNKKQLFVPRGFAHGYSVLEDNTIFAYKCDNYYDTSSEGGIIYNDSNLKIDWMLSENEIILSGKDKTLPLLKNIVL, encoded by the coding sequence ATGATTGTTACAAAAACACATTTACAAGATTGTTTTGTTATTGAACCAAAAGTTTTTGGTGATGATAGAGGTTACTTCTTTGAAAGTTTTAATAAACAAACATTTAAAGAAAAAACAAGTTTAGAAATTAACTTTGTTCAAGATAACGAAGCGTTTTCTAACAGAGGTATTTTACGTGGTTTGCATTTTCAAAAAGGAGCTTCTGCACAAGCAAAATTAGTAAGAGTTATTAAAGGAAAAGTATTGGATATTGCTTTAGATATTAGACCAAAATCTAAAACCTACGGAAAATACTTCTCTCTTATTTTATCAGAAAAAAATAAAAAACAGCTATTTGTGCCACGTGGTTTTGCGCATGGATACTCGGTTTTGGAAGACAATACTATTTTTGCATATAAATGCGATAATTATTACGATACTTCTTCTGAAGGTGGAATTATTTACAACGATTCTAACTTAAAAATAGATTGGATGTTAAGTGAAAATGAAATTATTCTTTCCGGAAAAGACAAAACACTTCCACTTTTAAAAAATATAGTTTTATAA
- a CDS encoding S41 family peptidase, producing MMKNKKTTGLFLVVLIAISFAFKQSPFFEIAKQIEIYNTLFKELNINYINEINPGDLTDKSIKNTLKNLDPYTNFFNEQDVEDAQIRREGEYGGIGISTFYDKNGITVSEVYEGFSGDKAGLKAGDIIFNVNNQNLEGLEREQLSSILKGIPGKKLALKVNRNGTTLDINLQLDKVVINPVPFSNMIDTETGYIVLTRFNAIASSEVKKAFISLKEKGMKKLVLDLRGNLGGSLRESINIVNFFVPKGSKVVETRGKTQANSSTYRGNKAPLDLEIPIVVLINGRSASASEIVSGALQDYDRAVILGERSFGKGLVQRYFPLSYGTQAKITISKYYTPSGRCIQELDYGNRDSKTGEVPKFSDGTVNKFTTTNGRPVYDGGGVTPDIKIEHTKKTAATENLIKSRAIFHFSTDYLAKNNAVSIENYTFSNTDFNQFKNYLLTQDTTFVTKQEKLFKEAYSSVEKNGFISSDYEKIQQKLKQEKVAEITKNEDVLSEVLQNEILEQKFYKKGMYEHHLKFDKTIKQAVDLLNNQSELNTILSK from the coding sequence ATGATGAAAAATAAAAAAACTACAGGCTTATTTTTAGTGGTTTTAATAGCAATTTCTTTTGCTTTTAAACAATCACCATTTTTTGAAATAGCAAAACAAATAGAAATATATAATACGTTATTTAAAGAGTTAAATATAAATTATATAAATGAAATTAATCCAGGAGATTTAACAGATAAATCCATAAAAAACACACTTAAAAACTTAGATCCTTACACCAATTTCTTTAACGAGCAAGATGTAGAAGATGCCCAAATTAGAAGAGAAGGTGAGTATGGCGGCATTGGAATTTCTACTTTTTATGATAAAAATGGAATTACAGTTTCAGAAGTTTACGAAGGTTTTTCTGGAGATAAAGCTGGTTTAAAAGCTGGAGATATTATTTTTAATGTAAACAATCAAAATTTAGAAGGTTTAGAACGCGAACAACTTTCTTCAATTTTAAAAGGTATTCCAGGAAAGAAACTTGCTTTAAAAGTTAACAGAAATGGAACAACTTTAGATATTAATTTACAATTAGATAAAGTTGTAATAAACCCGGTTCCTTTTTCTAATATGATAGATACTGAAACTGGTTATATTGTTTTAACAAGGTTTAACGCAATTGCATCTTCCGAAGTAAAAAAAGCTTTTATTTCTTTGAAAGAAAAAGGAATGAAAAAATTGGTTTTAGATTTAAGAGGAAACCTTGGAGGATCGTTGAGAGAAAGCATAAATATTGTTAACTTTTTTGTTCCTAAAGGAAGTAAAGTAGTAGAAACTCGTGGTAAAACGCAAGCTAACAGTAGCACTTATAGAGGAAATAAGGCTCCTTTAGATTTAGAAATTCCGATTGTAGTTTTAATAAACGGACGTTCTGCTTCAGCATCAGAAATTGTTTCAGGAGCGCTACAAGATTATGATAGAGCCGTTATTTTAGGAGAACGTTCTTTTGGAAAAGGGTTGGTACAACGTTATTTTCCGCTAAGCTATGGAACACAAGCAAAAATTACAATTTCTAAATATTACACACCAAGCGGAAGATGTATTCAAGAACTAGACTATGGAAATAGAGATTCAAAAACAGGCGAAGTTCCAAAGTTTTCTGACGGAACCGTAAACAAATTTACTACTACTAACGGAAGACCTGTTTATGATGGTGGTGGCGTTACACCAGACATAAAAATAGAACACACTAAAAAAACAGCAGCAACAGAAAATTTAATAAAATCAAGAGCAATTTTTCATTTTTCTACAGATTATTTAGCTAAAAACAATGCTGTAAGTATAGAAAATTACACGTTTTCAAATACAGATTTTAATCAATTTAAAAATTACCTTCTTACACAAGACACAACATTTGTTACCAAACAAGAAAAGTTATTTAAAGAAGCTTATAGCTCAGTTGAAAAAAATGGTTTTATCTCTAGTGATTACGAGAAAATTCAACAAAAATTAAAACAAGAAAAAGTAGCCGAAATCACAAAAAATGAAGACGTTTTATCAGAAGTACTTCAAAATGAAATTTTAGAACAAAAATTTTATAAAAAAGGAATGTATGAACATCATTTAAAATTCGATAAAACAATAAAACAAGCTGTTGATTTGCTTAATAATCAATCAGAACTCAATACTATTTTGAGTAAGTAA
- a CDS encoding glycosyltransferase family 4 protein: protein MGKDKLLLIFFRAPYPLLSGGQIRMYQNLRILSKHFDIDLLFLTDGPVENSTIKELSKYTKDLHWYTFKKSQYYLNTLRGLFTSDPLQTNYFYSRKVQKWIDRNIKKYPYVFCHTIRTTKYVQKHSNTIKIVDFVDAISMNYEKAYQKKNFGLWKLLYYIDKNRLKRYEERILNEFDKSIIISNVDKEYILSENSKKSIKVVPNCIFPDIVKNNYTIPEKHKICFIGKMDYEPNQTAVFYFINRILPHVVKKNPTIKFEVVGVQPTEQIKNLSVHNNINVTGYVEDIEREIKESKIIVAPMVSGAGVQNKILQSMYLKKCVVTTNLGAEGLVNVTNNEIIIEDNPSAFAEKINYYLANKDLRDAIGINAKEYIKKTFSEEKVEQLLKEYLID from the coding sequence TTGGGAAAAGATAAATTATTACTCATTTTTTTTAGAGCACCCTATCCTTTATTAAGCGGTGGTCAAATACGTATGTATCAAAACTTACGCATTTTATCTAAACATTTTGACATAGATCTTTTGTTTCTAACTGATGGTCCTGTTGAAAATTCAACCATAAAAGAATTAAGTAAATACACAAAAGATTTACATTGGTATACATTTAAAAAGAGCCAATATTATTTAAACACTTTAAGAGGTCTTTTTACTTCAGATCCATTACAAACAAATTATTTTTATAGTAGAAAAGTACAAAAATGGATAGATAGAAACATTAAAAAATATCCTTATGTTTTTTGCCATACAATAAGAACAACTAAGTATGTACAAAAACATTCTAATACTATTAAAATTGTAGATTTTGTTGATGCTATTTCTATGAATTACGAAAAAGCGTATCAAAAAAAGAATTTTGGCTTGTGGAAATTACTCTATTATATTGATAAAAACAGATTAAAAAGATACGAGGAAAGAATCTTAAATGAGTTTGATAAATCTATTATTATTTCTAATGTAGATAAGGAGTATATTTTATCAGAAAACTCTAAAAAGAGTATAAAAGTAGTACCAAACTGTATTTTTCCAGATATCGTTAAAAACAATTATACTATACCAGAGAAGCATAAAATTTGCTTTATTGGAAAAATGGATTATGAGCCTAACCAAACAGCTGTATTTTATTTTATTAATAGGATTTTACCTCATGTTGTAAAGAAAAATCCAACAATAAAATTTGAAGTTGTTGGTGTACAACCAACAGAGCAAATTAAAAACTTATCTGTACATAATAATATAAATGTAACAGGTTATGTAGAAGATATAGAAAGAGAAATTAAAGAATCTAAAATAATTGTAGCTCCAATGGTTTCTGGAGCAGGAGTTCAAAACAAAATTTTGCAATCCATGTACTTAAAAAAGTGCGTTGTTACTACAAATTTAGGCGCAGAGGGACTTGTAAATGTTACTAATAATGAAATAATTATTGAAGACAATCCAAGTGCGTTTGCAGAAAAAATAAACTACTACTTAGCAAATAAAGACTTAAGAGATGCTATAGGGATTAATGCAAAAGAATATATTAAAAAAACTTTTTCAGAAGAAAAAGTAGAACAATTGTTAAAAGAGTATTTAATTGATTAA
- a CDS encoding O-antigen polymerase produces MKKHLKYYINEKVILNTIFVLCFFIYLKKLPIGVETQPFILFFLGLVLVFFNKIKLAFLDQFLVLHLIILTVYFTIQFILYQTGLIAFFTYLVGPVIYFSFKNKIHLLSLKKVKYISLLFIVLASVIFFKIPLLYDFIKWFYSLFIPRPGWIDGDSIRGFSLIAPEPSYFAFPAVLLLVLLDLFQYKSKSVKWYKIALLIVIILSKSALVFLYVFIYIFFFYLGNKPFEMLKKISQQKIIIFSSIFLVLIIALFFIDSRVSQVFNNVTDYFYKEDGFKKLLLAEQSGSTRFIINYFGFTSIEFAPFGWGIGEFQNNFKIIGNQFPEIMSKHWIFKTAVLYNTPLKAQTYFANLAGDLGIFSIAGFIFVFLSIFKNTGNNIKRGLQWLVPIMLILVQGQISNPIPWILLAIINSNNLRKELVGKR; encoded by the coding sequence TTGAAAAAACATTTAAAATATTACATAAACGAAAAAGTTATTCTTAATACAATCTTTGTATTATGTTTTTTTATTTATTTAAAAAAACTACCTATTGGTGTAGAAACACAACCTTTTATCTTGTTTTTTTTAGGATTAGTACTGGTTTTTTTCAATAAAATAAAACTTGCTTTTTTAGATCAGTTTTTAGTTTTACACCTTATCATTCTTACCGTATATTTTACAATTCAATTTATATTATATCAAACAGGTTTAATAGCTTTTTTTACCTATTTAGTTGGGCCCGTTATTTATTTTTCATTTAAAAACAAAATACATTTACTTTCATTAAAAAAAGTAAAATATATTTCTTTGCTTTTTATTGTTTTGGCATCTGTTATTTTTTTTAAAATTCCATTGTTGTATGATTTTATAAAGTGGTTCTATTCCTTATTTATTCCTCGTCCTGGTTGGATTGATGGAGATTCTATAAGAGGTTTCTCTTTAATAGCTCCAGAACCAAGTTATTTTGCTTTTCCAGCGGTTTTGTTGCTTGTTTTGTTAGATTTATTTCAATACAAAAGTAAATCAGTAAAATGGTATAAGATAGCGCTACTAATCGTTATTATTTTATCCAAATCGGCTTTAGTTTTTCTATATGTATTTATTTATATTTTCTTTTTTTACTTAGGAAATAAGCCTTTTGAAATGCTGAAAAAAATTTCTCAACAGAAAATAATAATATTTTCTTCAATTTTTTTAGTATTAATAATTGCATTATTTTTTATTGATAGTCGTGTTTCTCAGGTATTTAATAATGTAACCGACTATTTTTATAAAGAAGATGGGTTTAAAAAATTACTACTTGCGGAACAAAGTGGAAGTACACGTTTTATAATTAATTACTTTGGTTTTACCTCAATAGAATTTGCGCCATTTGGTTGGGGAATTGGAGAGTTTCAAAACAATTTTAAAATTATCGGTAATCAATTTCCAGAAATAATGTCTAAACATTGGATCTTTAAAACAGCAGTTCTCTATAATACTCCTCTAAAAGCCCAAACCTATTTTGCAAATCTTGCTGGAGATTTAGGCATTTTTTCAATTGCGGGTTTTATATTTGTATTTTTAAGTATCTTTAAAAATACTGGAAATAACATTAAAAGAGGTTTACAGTGGTTAGTTCCTATAATGTTAATTTTGGTTCAAGGACAAATTAGCAATCCAATACCATGGATTTTGCTAGCTATTATTAACTCTAATAATTTAAGAAAAGAACTCGTTGGGAAAAGATAA
- the rfbA gene encoding glucose-1-phosphate thymidylyltransferase RfbA, with amino-acid sequence MKGIVLAGGSGTRLHPLTLAVSKQLMPVYDKPMIYYPVSTLISAGIKDILIISTPQDLPLFKKLLGDGKSLGCNFQYEVQENPNGLAEAFLIGEEFIGNDKVALILGDNIFYGTGLAELLKSNNNPNGGIIYAYHVHDPERYGVVEFDGDGNAISIEEKPKKPKSNYAVPGIYFYDNNVVSIAKNIQPSKRGELEITDINKEYLKQHKLTVSILDRGTAWLDTGTFASLNQASQFVQVIEERQGLKIGSIEEAAYKSGFISKEQLHKLAKPLLKSGYGKHLLEI; translated from the coding sequence ATGAAAGGAATTGTACTTGCAGGAGGTTCAGGAACACGTTTACACCCACTTACTTTAGCGGTTAGTAAACAATTGATGCCTGTGTATGATAAACCCATGATTTATTATCCAGTTTCTACTTTAATTTCAGCAGGAATTAAAGATATATTAATTATTTCTACACCACAAGATTTACCATTATTCAAAAAATTATTAGGAGACGGTAAAAGTTTAGGATGTAATTTTCAATATGAAGTTCAAGAAAACCCAAACGGATTAGCTGAAGCCTTTTTAATTGGTGAAGAGTTTATTGGAAACGATAAAGTTGCACTAATTTTAGGCGATAATATTTTTTATGGAACAGGTTTAGCAGAATTGTTAAAATCTAACAACAATCCTAATGGCGGAATTATTTATGCATATCATGTTCACGATCCTGAACGTTATGGTGTAGTTGAGTTTGATGGTGATGGAAATGCCATTTCTATTGAAGAAAAACCTAAAAAACCCAAATCTAATTACGCAGTTCCTGGGATATATTTTTATGATAATAACGTTGTAAGTATTGCTAAAAATATACAACCAAGTAAAAGAGGTGAGTTAGAAATTACAGATATTAACAAAGAGTATTTAAAACAACATAAACTTACAGTTTCAATTTTAGATAGAGGAACTGCTTGGTTAGATACAGGAACTTTTGCTTCTTTAAATCAAGCTTCGCAATTTGTACAGGTTATAGAAGAACGCCAAGGTTTAAAAATAGGTTCAATTGAAGAAGCTGCCTACAAAAGTGGTTTTATTTCTAAAGAACAGTTACATAAGCTAGCAAAACCACTACTTAAAAGTGGTTATGGTAAGCATTTATTAGAAATTTAA
- a CDS encoding O-antigen ligase family protein has protein sequence MFLIVVSGFKDGFSSTFKYLEPSISLLIFPIIWFITRSEITKKQQITILKTFVVSSLLLGVYIIGYSSYYSLLNGTKFIVLSEEIPVLSIHPHYVGLFFFMSIVILLFKQLKFKKAIQFLLITFFTFLILTMASRAILLVLLLLLVIEFFRNKTTYKNKIIAFLIVILSISTAIYFIQPLQKKVVEVASAKQFELPNKKWPTSAQIRIGLNHCTAPIIKENWITGVGIISFERILNECYSKFNNAEKIHYNSHNYYSFLIGSAGILCLLLFLLMLFWHYKISLKQKDWVYFYFLVLITLSLFTENILSRVYGVVFMLFFMTIFVKNPLKSNPKK, from the coding sequence TTGTTTCTAATTGTAGTTTCAGGATTTAAAGATGGTTTTTCTTCAACATTTAAATATTTAGAACCCTCTATTTCACTACTTATTTTCCCTATTATATGGTTTATTACTCGATCAGAAATTACTAAAAAACAACAAATAACAATTCTTAAAACATTTGTAGTTAGTTCCCTTTTATTAGGTGTTTATATTATTGGATATTCTAGTTACTATTCACTTTTAAATGGAACTAAATTTATTGTTTTATCTGAAGAAATTCCTGTGTTAAGTATTCATCCACATTATGTTGGTTTGTTCTTTTTTATGAGTATTGTAATTTTACTTTTTAAACAATTAAAGTTTAAAAAAGCTATTCAATTTTTACTCATCACTTTTTTTACTTTTTTAATACTAACGATGGCTTCTAGAGCTATTTTGTTGGTTTTGTTATTGTTATTAGTAATCGAGTTTTTTAGAAATAAAACAACTTATAAAAATAAAATAATAGCATTTTTAATAGTTATTTTATCAATAAGTACTGCCATTTATTTCATTCAACCTTTACAAAAAAAAGTAGTAGAAGTAGCTTCTGCAAAGCAATTTGAATTACCAAATAAAAAATGGCCAACTTCGGCACAAATAAGAATCGGTTTAAATCATTGTACAGCACCAATTATTAAAGAAAATTGGATTACTGGAGTTGGAATTATATCTTTTGAAAGAATTTTGAATGAATGTTATTCTAAATTTAATAATGCAGAAAAAATACATTACAATTCTCATAATTATTACTCTTTTCTCATAGGAAGTGCCGGTATTTTGTGTTTACTTTTATTTTTGTTGATGCTTTTTTGGCATTATAAAATCAGTTTAAAACAAAAAGATTGGGTATACTTTTACTTTTTGGTACTAATTACATTGTCTTTGTTTACTGAAAACATTTTATCTCGTGTTTATGGAGTAGTATTTATGCTGTTTTTTATGACTATTTTTGTAAAAAATCCACTAAAATCGAACCCAAAAAAGTAG
- the rfbB gene encoding dTDP-glucose 4,6-dehydratase: MQTILVTGGAGFIGSNFIPYFLEENTDVHIVNVDLLTYAGNLENLSEIEKNTRYTFEKGDICDRNFIQSLFDKYNFKGVIHFAAESHVDNSIKNPDAFIQTNVFGTFTLLDIARNHWMKAPNEYKTAFLNARFHHISTDEVYGTLGETGLFTEETPYAPNSPYSASKASSDFLVRSYFHTFGMNVVTTNCSNNYGPKQHDEKLIPTIIRKAISGENIPIYGDGKNIRDWLYVLDHCKGINLAYKTGKTGETYNIGGKNERNNLYIATTICNLLDEIQPKEKSYKDQISFVTDRPGHDYRYAIDASKIEKELDWKAEENFETGIIKTIKWYLNNYK, encoded by the coding sequence ATGCAAACAATTTTAGTAACAGGAGGAGCTGGTTTTATTGGGAGTAATTTTATCCCTTATTTTCTTGAAGAAAATACAGATGTACACATTGTAAATGTAGATCTTCTTACCTATGCTGGTAATTTAGAAAACCTTTCTGAAATTGAAAAAAACACAAGATATACTTTTGAAAAAGGAGATATTTGTGATCGTAATTTTATTCAATCTCTTTTTGATAAATATAATTTTAAAGGTGTTATTCATTTTGCAGCAGAATCTCATGTAGATAATTCAATTAAAAATCCAGATGCTTTTATACAAACCAACGTTTTTGGTACGTTTACGCTTCTAGATATTGCAAGAAACCACTGGATGAAAGCTCCAAATGAATATAAAACAGCATTTTTAAATGCTAGATTTCATCATATTTCTACTGATGAAGTTTATGGAACCTTGGGAGAAACAGGTTTGTTTACTGAAGAAACTCCGTATGCGCCAAACAGCCCATATAGCGCTTCCAAAGCATCTTCAGATTTTTTGGTACGAAGTTATTTTCACACGTTTGGAATGAACGTTGTTACCACAAATTGTTCAAACAATTACGGACCAAAACAACATGATGAAAAGTTAATTCCAACAATTATAAGAAAAGCTATTTCTGGTGAAAACATTCCCATTTATGGAGATGGGAAAAACATAAGAGATTGGTTGTATGTTTTGGACCATTGTAAGGGCATCAATTTGGCTTACAAAACAGGTAAAACTGGAGAGACCTACAATATTGGCGGTAAAAACGAACGTAACAATTTGTATATTGCAACTACTATTTGTAATTTATTAGATGAAATTCAACCTAAAGAAAAATCGTATAAAGATCAAATTAGTTTTGTAACAGATAGACCTGGACACGATTATAGATACGCAATAGACGCTTCTAAAATTGAAAAGGAATTGGATTGGAAAGCAGAAGAAAATTTTGAAACTGGTATCATTAAAACCATAAAATGGTATTTAAACAACTATAAATAA